In Camelus bactrianus isolate YW-2024 breed Bactrian camel chromosome 10, ASM4877302v1, whole genome shotgun sequence, a genomic segment contains:
- the RRP8 gene encoding ribosomal RNA-processing protein 8 isoform X1, giving the protein MFEEPEWAEEAPAVTDLRPVVSRPRLTAASQIKGSKRRKLLATLQALEAASLPQQPPSLPGSDSEEEEVVERKKKRPKKALFASASTEVEEKRKTKRQKQGPPISDSEEEEVERKKCHRGAPLGNDSVEEEKRKRKRWKQAPSNPAQHLDSVDQTGLKAWNSSATSDSTKPSPETPSPQPPRTLSRKQWRNRQKNKRRQKNKFRPPQPPEQSPAPATGPTAQTEVPPVLSPNSHGARAEALRARMAQRLDSARFRYLNEQLYSGPSSAAQRLFQEDPEAFLLYHRGFQSQVKKWPLQPVDRIARDLRQRPASLVVADFGCGDCRLASSIRNPVHCFDLASLDPRVTVCDMAQVPLEDESVDVAVFCLSLMGTNIRDFLEEANRVLKPGGLLKVAEVSSRFEDVRNFLGAVTKLGFKVISKDLTNSHFFLFDFQKTGAPRVGPKAQLSGLKLQPCLYKRR; this is encoded by the exons ATGTTCGAGGAGCCCGAGTGGGCCGAGGAGGCCCCAGCAGTCACGGACCTCCGGCCTGTAGTGTCACGGCCTCGGCTCACGGCAGCCTCGCAAATCAAG GGCTCCAAGCGCCGCAAGCTCTTGGCCACATTACAGGCCCTGGAGGCAGCATCTCTTCCCCAGCAGCCCCCTAGCCTGCCTGGCAGTGactctgaggaggaggaggtggtagaaaggaagaagaaacgcCCAAAAAAGGCCTTGTTTGCCAGTGCTTCTACTGAagtagaggagaaaaggaagaccaAACGTCAAAAACAGGGCCCCCCTATCAGTGACTctgaggaagaggaggtggaaaggaagaagtgCCACAGAGGGGCTCCTCTTGGCAATGACTCTGttgaagaagagaagagaaagaggaaacgCTGGAAACAGGCCCCCTCAAATCCTGCCCAACACCTGGACAGTGTTGACCAAACAG gtcTCAAAGCCTGGAATTCTAGTGCGACAAGTGACTCCACCAAGCCAAGCCCTGAGACCCCTTCCCCTCAACCTCCCCGGACCTTGAGTCGCAAGCAGTGGCGGAACCGGCAGAAGAACAAGCGCAGGCAGAAGAACAAGTTCCGGCCACCCCAGCCACCAGAGCAGTCCCCGGCCCCGGCCACAGGCCCCACTGCGCAGACCGAGGTGCCTCCTGTCCTCAGTCCCAATAGCCACGGAGCCCGGGCGGAGGCTCTGCGAGCCCGCATGGCCCAGCGCCTGGACAGCGCCCGCTTCCGCTACCTCAATGAACAGCTGTACTCAGGGCCCAGCAGTGCTGCGCAGCgcctcttccaggaagacccTGAGGCTTTTCTCCTCTACCATCGTGGCTTCCAGAGCCAAGTCAAGAAGTGGCCACTGCAGCCTGTGGACCGCATCGCCAGGGATCTTCGCCAGCG GCCTGCATCCCTGGTAGTGGCTGACTTTGGCTGTGGGGACTGCCGCCTGGCTTCGAGTATCCGGAACCCTGTGCATTGCTTTGACTTGGCCTCTTTGGACCCCAGGGTCACTGTGTGTGACATGGCCCAG GTGCCTCTGGAGGATGAGTCTGTAGATGTGGCTGTGTTCTGCCTCTCACTGATGGGAACCAACATCAGAGACTTCCTAGAGGAGGCAAATCGAGTGTTGAAGCCAGG AGGTCTCCTGAAAGTGGCGGAGGTCAGCAGTCGCTTTGAAGATGTTCGTAACTTTCTGGGGGCTGTCACCAAACTAGGCTTCAAAGTCATCTCCAAG GACCTGACCAACAGCCACTTCTTCTTGTTTGACTTTCAAAAGACTGGTGCCCCTCGAGTAGGGCCCAAGGCTCAACTCTCAGGCCTGAAGCTTCAGCCTTGTCTGTACAAGCGCAGGTGA
- the RRP8 gene encoding ribosomal RNA-processing protein 8 isoform X2 yields the protein MRIKGYQYYLSKGGGAQWVLRTSKGSKRRKLLATLQALEAASLPQQPPSLPGSDSEEEEVVERKKKRPKKALFASASTEVEEKRKTKRQKQGPPISDSEEEEVERKKCHRGAPLGNDSVEEEKRKRKRWKQAPSNPAQHLDSVDQTGLKAWNSSATSDSTKPSPETPSPQPPRTLSRKQWRNRQKNKRRQKNKFRPPQPPEQSPAPATGPTAQTEVPPVLSPNSHGARAEALRARMAQRLDSARFRYLNEQLYSGPSSAAQRLFQEDPEAFLLYHRGFQSQVKKWPLQPVDRIARDLRQRPASLVVADFGCGDCRLASSIRNPVHCFDLASLDPRVTVCDMAQVPLEDESVDVAVFCLSLMGTNIRDFLEEANRVLKPGGLLKVAEVSSRFEDVRNFLGAVTKLGFKVISKDLTNSHFFLFDFQKTGAPRVGPKAQLSGLKLQPCLYKRR from the exons ATGAGAATAAAGGGTTATCAGTACTACCTTTCAAAGGGAGGTGGTGCTCAGTGGGTACTGAGAACGTCCAAG GGCTCCAAGCGCCGCAAGCTCTTGGCCACATTACAGGCCCTGGAGGCAGCATCTCTTCCCCAGCAGCCCCCTAGCCTGCCTGGCAGTGactctgaggaggaggaggtggtagaaaggaagaagaaacgcCCAAAAAAGGCCTTGTTTGCCAGTGCTTCTACTGAagtagaggagaaaaggaagaccaAACGTCAAAAACAGGGCCCCCCTATCAGTGACTctgaggaagaggaggtggaaaggaagaagtgCCACAGAGGGGCTCCTCTTGGCAATGACTCTGttgaagaagagaagagaaagaggaaacgCTGGAAACAGGCCCCCTCAAATCCTGCCCAACACCTGGACAGTGTTGACCAAACAG gtcTCAAAGCCTGGAATTCTAGTGCGACAAGTGACTCCACCAAGCCAAGCCCTGAGACCCCTTCCCCTCAACCTCCCCGGACCTTGAGTCGCAAGCAGTGGCGGAACCGGCAGAAGAACAAGCGCAGGCAGAAGAACAAGTTCCGGCCACCCCAGCCACCAGAGCAGTCCCCGGCCCCGGCCACAGGCCCCACTGCGCAGACCGAGGTGCCTCCTGTCCTCAGTCCCAATAGCCACGGAGCCCGGGCGGAGGCTCTGCGAGCCCGCATGGCCCAGCGCCTGGACAGCGCCCGCTTCCGCTACCTCAATGAACAGCTGTACTCAGGGCCCAGCAGTGCTGCGCAGCgcctcttccaggaagacccTGAGGCTTTTCTCCTCTACCATCGTGGCTTCCAGAGCCAAGTCAAGAAGTGGCCACTGCAGCCTGTGGACCGCATCGCCAGGGATCTTCGCCAGCG GCCTGCATCCCTGGTAGTGGCTGACTTTGGCTGTGGGGACTGCCGCCTGGCTTCGAGTATCCGGAACCCTGTGCATTGCTTTGACTTGGCCTCTTTGGACCCCAGGGTCACTGTGTGTGACATGGCCCAG GTGCCTCTGGAGGATGAGTCTGTAGATGTGGCTGTGTTCTGCCTCTCACTGATGGGAACCAACATCAGAGACTTCCTAGAGGAGGCAAATCGAGTGTTGAAGCCAGG AGGTCTCCTGAAAGTGGCGGAGGTCAGCAGTCGCTTTGAAGATGTTCGTAACTTTCTGGGGGCTGTCACCAAACTAGGCTTCAAAGTCATCTCCAAG GACCTGACCAACAGCCACTTCTTCTTGTTTGACTTTCAAAAGACTGGTGCCCCTCGAGTAGGGCCCAAGGCTCAACTCTCAGGCCTGAAGCTTCAGCCTTGTCTGTACAAGCGCAGGTGA